The following are encoded together in the Misgurnus anguillicaudatus chromosome 14, ASM2758022v2, whole genome shotgun sequence genome:
- the btf3l4 gene encoding transcription factor BTF3 homolog 4, with amino-acid sequence MNQEKLAKLQAQVRIGGKGTARRKKKVVHRTATADDKKLQSSLKKLAVNNIAGIEEVNMIKDDGTVIHFNNPKVQASLSANTFAITGHAETKQLTEMLPGILSQLGADSLTSLRKLAEQFPRQVLDNKAPKAEDIDEEDDDVPDLVENFDEASKNEAN; translated from the exons ATGAATCAAGAGAAATTGGCCAAACTTCAGGCCCAGGTCCGAATAGGGGGCAAG GGCACAGCACGCAGAAAGAAGAAGGTGGTGCACAGAACAGCAACGGCTGATGATAAGAAACTTCAGAGTTCATTAAAAAAACTTGCAGTCAATAACATAGCTGGCATTGAAGAG GTGAATATGATCAAAGACGACGGCACAGTCATTCACTTCAATAATCCCAAAGTGCAGGCGTCTCTGTCTGCCAATACGTTTGCCATCACGGGCCACGCGGAGACCAAGCAGCTCACAGAAATGCTACCAGGAATCCTCAGCCAGCTCGGCGCTGACAGTCTCACGAGTCTGCGCAAACTCGCAGAGCAGTTCCCCAGACAAG TTCTGGACAACAAAGCTCCTAAAGCTGAAGATATCGATGAGGAAGATGATGACGTCCCAG ATCTTGTAGAGAACTTCGACGAAGCATCAAAGAACGAGGCAAACTAA